A genomic region of Elephas maximus indicus isolate mEleMax1 chromosome 10, mEleMax1 primary haplotype, whole genome shotgun sequence contains the following coding sequences:
- the LOC126083915 gene encoding olfactory receptor 4L1-like, which produces MDINNSSMISEFVLLGLTATWELEIFFFLIFLLSYAAIMAGNLLIVVTVTFDFHLRSTPMYFLLGNLSFLDMTLSTITTPKMVTDFLREKKTISLWGCMAQMFFLHLLGGSEVTFLIVMAVDRYIAICKPLHYTTIMNRRVLVGSVLVSWGVGFVHTMSQMVFTITLPFCGPNVVDNIFCDLPLVLKLACTDTYVLELLVIADSGLLSFTCFILLLISYTVILVTVQRRSSGGLSKALSTLSAHITVVTLFFGPSICIYAWPFSSLSVDKFLSVFYSVITPLLNPIIYTLRNQEMKAAMTRLRTQHVSSRWNF; this is translated from the coding sequence ATGGATATAAACAATAGCTCAATGATATCTGAGTTTGTCTTGCTAGGACTTACCGCCACTTGGgaacttgaaattttcttttttctcatatttttgttGAGCTATGCAGCAATCATGGCAGGAAATCTTCTCATTGTGGTCACTGTAACTTTTGATTTTCACCTGCGCTCCACACCTATGTacttcctccttggaaacctctcCTTCCTTGATATGACTCTGTCTACAATCACAACCCCTAAGATGGTCACggatttcctcagagagaagaaaACGATTTCCTTGTGGGGCTGCATGGCTCAGATGTTCTTCCTCCACCTTTTAGGAGGCAGTGAGGTGACTTTTCTCATAGTTATGGCTGTTGATCGGTACATTGCAATATGCAAACCTCTTCACTACACAACCATCATGAACCGCCGGGTACTCGTGGGTTCTGTGCTGGTGTCCTGGGGTGTTGGTTTTGTGCACACTATGAGCCAGATGGTTTTTACTATCACCTTGCCTTTCTGTGGCCCCAATGTGGTGGACAATATTTTTTGTGACCTTCCCCTAGTTCTAAAACTTGCTTGCACTGACACATATGTTCTAGAGTTGCTGGTAATTGCCGACAGTGGACTATTGTCTTTCACCTGCTTCATACTCTTACTCATTTCTTACACTGTCATTCTGGTGACTGTCCAACGTAGGTCCTCTGGTGGACTCTCCAAGGCTCTGTCCACACTGTCTGCTCATATCACTGTAGTCACTCTGTTCTTTGGGCCAAGTATCTGCATTTATGCTTGGCCGTTTAGTAGCTTATCAGTGGATaaatttctttctgtattttattcAGTTATCACACCCTTACTGAACCCTATTATTTATACTCTGAGGAATCAGGAGATGAAAGCAGCTATGACCAGACTCAGGACCCAGCATGTTAGCTCCAGATGGAACTTCTAA